The Mycteria americana isolate JAX WOST 10 ecotype Jacksonville Zoo and Gardens chromosome 16, USCA_MyAme_1.0, whole genome shotgun sequence DNA segment AAGGCAGCGACAGACTATTTTTCTGGCAGCACTGAATTTAATATCACGGAACTGCACCTTGAGAAATATGCACCACCACCTCTGCTGGAGTAGCACTCTGGAACAATCCGAGGTCCCTGCAGTTACTTCTCAGCAGGTTCAGCTGGGTTTTCAGCTATAGGAGAGGGTATCCTCTTCTACCGCTTCTGCGGTTGCTATGAAATGTCGCCTTGAGAAACACTCCCATAGCTCTCAGTGGAAGGCACACGCAGTCTCAGTGACTGCGTGACCTGGTAACCTCTTACGCTAACTGTATTTCTTGTAAGAGCGCACCTGCAAACCCCTAAAGCACTGGGGATACAACTTCGCATGTTACTCAGTCTCAGCAGAATGCCTCAGGCTTTCATTGTTACACGTGACGACATAACGTAACATTAGTGGACTGACCTCTAACTCTTTCTCATCAAATGTCTTCAGCAGATGTTGTGGGATTACTTCATTAAATCCCTTCTGTAGCGCCAGAAACTGAGCTTCAATTCCTCGTAAAAATCGCCAGTTTACATAAAGTCTGCAAGCAAGTGCAAATTGGGTTTGTGAAAGATGTATTCCAATACAATAAACCTGCAATTTATCCAGCCAAAAAAAATGGCCTTACTGACAGGAATACACACAACACTACTCTTGTGCTACCgcttaggaaaaaacccaacaacataaCACCGTCAATTACTTCAAATAACTAAAAGTTCCTTCCCACCGTAGGAAATACAAAAAATTTTGGAAAGGATATTGATGTACCTGAcatattcctttttgttttcctctgtcacAGGGATGCTTTTGCCATTGGGTTTCAGTTCATGTTGAATAATTTCCCCGTACGCATTGTGTTCTACACAAAACGTATGGTCCAAGACTCCTGTGATATCATTCTcactggtggaaaaaaataagcaagtgaCTCGGGGAAAAcatattctgcaaatattttacagCCATAATATATCTGACAGACATCACAATTTAGTTTTTCAAATTACTGCTTGGAAGCAAAAGGTGAACATACATTTTTACTATGttgtattttaaaaccattatcaACGTTTCAGTGTTATATTTTAATAACATGTTACTGTTAATAATAGGCAAaactaataaattaaaatttatgaaCTAAGCACTTTACAGCTCAGTAATAATTTCTCTCCCCCCTCAACATGTTAAGCCTTTAAAGAAGCTGAATTGTGCAAGAAAGGTATTTCTTAAATCTGCCTGAGCAGGAGATCAAAATACACTTCGTTTCTTTTCAACTGGATTTAGGAACGTTATCACATATTAACGGAGACAGAATTCTAACACTGTAAGATATAATAGACAGTACATACAGTATCCAGACTAAGCTGTTATGAAGATCAGGGTCAACCAATTCCATATCATCCAAAGTAATTGGCTTCCCTAGCAACTGCTTATAGAAAGGCAACGTGAAGCCCCCATCAATATAGTGTCCGTGAAACACAGCCATCCCCATTATCCGTCCAACAAAATGGAAATATGATAAGTGTTCCTAGAATTGAAAGAAGAGATTAAGCCATTCAGGTAAATAAGACCTCCAGGTTATATCTgctgaatatgaaataaaatttcaatacaaagaaaaggaaaaaaaaaccccaaacatccagagctttttggtttgtttggttttatacaCAGCACATTGAGTATATTCCTTCCAGTCCAGAAGTCTTACTACTAAGAATCAAAATAAACTTGATTTCTCCCAAAGGAAACATAAATCGACatcttacagaaaattaagaaCACATTTGAGAAGTTTCTTTGATCAGTactaaaaagaaattatcatATTATTGCACAAATTCAGTCTCTAGCAATACTAATGTGAGAATTAGGTTCCTAAGTCTAGAACAATCTCCAGATGTACTTAATTTCTACTCAGAAAACGATCATTTACAGAACTCATGTTACCAGTCATACCGGGTTGACTGCAGAGTCTGGGTTGATTTGCAGTGTATAGATATCATCTCGGGAATATTGGAAGAGACCGTAATATGGATTCAACATTTCATGTGACAATAGGTAGAGCCACTccctgaagaaaataaagtaatttgtTGTGTACTTTAGATAAATGCATTCCTACACTGATAATCTTTTCAAAATagtatgattttttaaatcttactgtTAAACATAAATGTGAAGCAAGTTATCTCTGAACATGCTTAGATAAGGctgaaatcagaattattttcacTGTCTCAGTAACAGCACAGCCCCTGACAGCTGACATATTTCCCAGCTTTCCAAAATTTTTCTCCAGCTTACTTATTTCCAAGAGAGTTTCTGACTGTGATTCTCCTTCATCCATTACACATTAAGACAAGGCACTATGTGTTCTACTGACTATACTACAGAGATGTTCCGAGTCAAAGCTTTTAATATAAACCATCTTCAGGTAACGGACATACTTAAAGTTTTAATTACATGTTCAGAAATCAGTAAATAATGGTCTAAGAACTGGGAAAACCGTAACACTTTCTAGCTTGGTTTTCCTGTATTCGCGTATGGAAGATGGCAAAGGCTCCACGGCATACAGACTAGAAACAAAGCCCAAGCCAAAAACCACTAGCAGATACTTTGGAAAATAGTGCACAATAACATCTgtaacttctttattttaaagactatTATTATCATCAAACAATTAGCAGTAACTGATGCAACAAGGCTGTTTTACTAGTTATGGCTAATTAGCATGTTAAAATATTTAGGAATGGATGAAGTGAAAACTCTATCGGCCATTCGCAAACTCATGAAGATACATGCAGCGTAACAGCCTAGGTCCCAGAGGTTACATGCCGTACACCAGCTACAGATGCAGAAGATGGGCTGTTTGGGAGCATCATCTGTACTTTGAAATGAATACTAATggtaaaaaaatgcaatgcaatgcaaacaaTGAATACTCCTAAATGAGTCAACACTCATTTAGAGAAAACAGATCTACATGCCAGAGGTGGGGAatgttttcagtgaagtaaaCCAGCATCTGTGCAATTGGCCTACAATTCCTAACAGTGTTTTAAGGGTATCTTCATATAATCAATAAATGTCACTTTTTATAAGCAAGCAAAAACTAACCTCAGACTACTGACAGACTTTAGTTGCCTACTAACTGCTagtttttaacattttgcttcaAACAGTAGTGATAATTTgcaataaagcatatttttttatcaaAGTTCTGCCACAAAGCTGAGTATCTAGCAATATAAATTCTCAGATACCCAAGCTTTATTAACcgaagaaaaatgcagtaatttcaATAGATACCAAAAGCCTGTCTCACATATATGATAGATGTCTGATGCGATCTGTAACaggcattttgatttatttacaaTAAATTAGTTCTTTTTTGATGcagttttccctttaaaagaCTATCTGAAAATAGATTCTTTTGACATACAATCTGTTAgagaaacaaatataaataagaataatggaaaaagaaacagggcTGATACAAGGCTGGTTTAGGATTCAAAGCATAGGTGTGGttggtggggctggggtgcaggggaagagacagaggACAGACTGTTTACCTGGCAACACCTCCATAATCAAGACCTTCCTCCCCACGAAATTTTATCATTAATCGTTTCCACAGGTCTTTTGGCCTCATCTTCATGACTTGCCTGTAGGATTCCTGTAAACACATAACACTTTCTTTTATTAACTGCTGTTTACAGACAGGAAGCTACTACCATTTATTAGAAATGAGGGGAGTCTCAGACTCCAAGTCCAAAGGGGATACTGTTTTCCTAGATGTTAACCACTGTTCCTCAAATCACAGACTGTTACTTAGTTTTCTACAAACGTGATAGCACTTGTCAAATAAAACAGATACGTGAGAAGAACCACTTTCTGTTAAATTTCCAGAGGTGTACAGTGATcagaattttctctctctcattctcacAGAacttacaaaaaattaaaatctgtgtcATTAAACtccttttgttttgcataaagGCTCACAATTTTCGCAGTCTGAAAACCCAAAAGTGGAGCTCCTACTCTGGGTATAACACGTGCAAACCTTCAGGAAGCCTCTTAAGAACAGAAGCATCAATGCCATCCCAGTAAATCTACAGAATTATTCCTCTATCAGTAAGACTTcaccaagaaaacacaaaaagaaagctgaaagaggcaaaacagatgctattttttttaaaggcattaaacaaaaaaagtctagCTTTTATTTATGTCCAGTATCGGTGCCCCAATCTTTGGCTTTGCAGAAGAGAAGAGGTAGGTGTGTCTGGGACCCAACATGCTCAACTTAAGTTTTCAGAACATGAACATAATAATTTTCACTGCTGTACAGCagcctttcctccctttcttttttaattgattatGAAGTGATTTGACTGCCTCCAAAGGGAAGACCAACACAATCTTTCTTTGCTGGAAAAACTCTGACAACACAGTGGGGCTATCAAGTTTATGGGTGGGGTAAAAATGCAACAGGGATGGGTGGGATGGGTGATAAAGTTCTCAAGAAGACAGACTGTTCTCCAAAAAAAGCCAATGAATTATAACTGTGTTTAATTAATTCAGCAGAATTATTCTGCTGAATAATgtcacaaaataaaatgcagacaTCCCACTGTGGGCATCTCTGGTCATTCAGAAGCCTAGACAATTCATAAAATTGGTCTGATTCAGGGCAGGGAAATCAACCAGAATTGAGATAGACGCTAAGTAATCCAAACTCCAAAGATGAATGCTATTCAATAGTAATTTTACTTAAGTTACAATAGATCAAAGATCATTAATAATTGTTTGGTTTTCAATTTGTAACATTCCCTCTGtaacagacattagcgttcttaTATTCAATGAAGAAGTGAGACAGTATCTTCAAATGCACGAAGTGCTTGGACTCCTTCCTCGGTCTCTGACACAGTCTGTACATCTCCAGCCACAGGGAAagctttcctcatttttcttcttcttgacaGGGTAAGTACATCTACTTTAAGCACACAACTGTTCTTAACATCCCTTTGAAATGCTTCCTCTTCCCATTCGCCACCCGTAAAATTCCAGCTTTAACTCCCGACTTCAAGATTTCATCTAACTGAACGACTTCTTCAGACAGTTACGAACaaccctcctccccttccctcaaTGTTAAGCAGTGGGTCAAATTCTCAAATTACCTCAAAAATCtcttccctggagacctcaaTACGACAATGGCCAGCTTGAGGTTGCTGCTGTGACAGCTCTTGCCTCAGGATCTTGAGTTTCTGCACTAGGTCTCGCTTGTACCTTGGCACAGTCAGACACTCTGCCTCATCTGGAAGCTGACACAGGGACactacctgctgctgctgctggtgttgctgaTCTTTAAGTTGATTCTGGCGGCTAGAAACAAACACAGCTGTTTGCAGATATTCAAGTCATACGTCCCCTATTTTCTTCAGACGTTTCTTAAAGGTTAAGTCTTTGTAACTAAACTACTTTCAATTTACTATGATTATTACTGTGATTATGCTAAAAATGTCCAGGTccagtaaaaaataaattcagagagaTTTTATCCTGACTAAAGACATATGCTTCTGTCTTTCTTGGCAGCTATCAGTTGTTTTTAGGGtttgttatttctatttgtaCTACTCCACAAAGTATGTAAAAGGTTATAGCACTATATAATAAGGTATTATCCATACAATTTTACTACTAAGCTGCTGACACTGAATTTCTCAGATACCATTTCCATATTTCCTTTGCATGTTTTGCCTTcctccattttaaaattcagggaTCTGCCAAACCCTATGCCTCTAATCTACAGGCAATACCATAGTCTGTTTTAAATGGCTTGTCTGAAAAAGAGTAAGCTTACAAAAAGATGTTTGTACTGGCAGCTTGGCAAGGACCTTGTCCCTTGTACCTGGCCTAGTCTGGACCACAGGAATGTGGGAGTTCACATGGAAGTAATTGGCACAgataaacaagtatttttactAGCAATTCTAAGAGATTTTGTAAATCTAACTTCTTACTAGGAAAACTAAATTAATCATGTTGCAGAGATGTCCTCTCTTGTGTCATTTCTTGTACACAGTGgatatttttatagcttttcaGTGTGGCATTTCCAAAAAGCCCAGGATAAAAGCTATATTTTACCTAAACCATGAGAAGAATATCTCTGTGTGGAACACATGAAAATACCCTAAATTTACTGGATAAATAAGAAAGGTTACAATTCAGAATGTTTTCCAGTGGAATGTTAATAAATTAGGTTTTTTCAacatcaaagacaaaaaaaaaattagacggAACCAAACACAGTtttaatacactttaaaatttCAGCCTGTTGTCTCTTTTGAAACAAGGTCTAGCAGAAGGCTGTCCTGGCCAACCAAAATTCACCTCCAGCAGGCTTTTACCACAGGAACACTCAGCATTGGCAATTaaaaaaggggtgggggtgtTCCCAGTTTGCCTTGTGGTTCTGACAGCTATTCTGTTATTTGCAAACCTTCTATTTAAAGCAATTTTGCACAAAGCACCCTCAAGGGAAACTAACACCAGGTGACCAGGAAATCTTTATCAATACTCTTACAAGCCTAACATTTAGAAACCCCTGCAACGGCACACATTGTAGATCACTTCAGCAATAACTCAAAGCTTAACATTAATATTAATACCTCTTTACTGCTGGGCTCTAAGCAGGGAATAATGCACAGAAATCCTACTTTGTTACTATGGCCCAGGATGCAGAACTTCGGAAGTTAGCTTAATTTTGTTAGTTTcacagtgttttgttgtttgcttctgttgtttttttaaataaggctaCCTTAACTTTATTCTCAAGCTGATCACACTGGTCTTACAATAAACTACAGTTATTTTAAGACATTCCTGAGAAACCAAGTCATTGCAATAATTTAGACACACACTCCATGTGGTTCCAGAATATGGTTCTATGTCATTTGTGCTACATGCGTGGTACTTTCTTTTCACTTGTGCTTAGTTTCAAATATGGATCTCGCTTAAACTATATTTACTTGACacacaaattaaagcaaaatcaTTGTTCTGTCTTCTGAACTTTCTAATTCCATACAGATGAGCATCAGAAAATACTCCTTGTATATGCCTACCAGAGAAGGTTATAATTATAAACTAAAGTGAGCATATGTTCATACTACCTTTAAGAGTAAAAACAACACAGTCCCCTAAACGCAAAGCTAATCAATATCAGtcttaaagaaaatgtaatctCTGAAATGAGCATGAACTTAAGATCTATGCATCAAATTAAACCCATCTAAAATAGGGCAGTactaggaggagaaaaaataaaatgccatccTCCATATTAGACTAAAAATAATCAGTGCAGTATTAGCTAAAAAATCTGCAGTGCTTAAAGTAATTAAATCTAATTTCTTAGTTTGTTTTCACAGCTGAATGACTATGGTTCTGTACAGTGCTTTACAGATATAGCTAAGTACTTTTCAGTGCCATAACTATCAAAACCTATCACGAACTCTTGgccaatattttaaaacagaactggGTAACAAGTTTGATTATTTTCATAACTTATAATGTCATCACTAGAAGAACAAACTGCTTTACTCAGCTCCATAGAAAAGTCAGTATCACTGAGAGTAAACTCCTTATTATGCCTTTGAACCTAAAACACTATCACACCCATCCCACCCAAATACTAAACTTATTTCTCAGATACTTTACAAAATGACAGGCCTAAGgctaaccactttttttttttttttttttttaagaataaataagCAGGTGGGttaaggggcggggggggctttCACATATCCTGTTTGGtacaataaaagaataaacacCAGGAAAGATTTATCAGGCAGCAGACTTTGCTGATGACACTGTTGGTTGAATTTCTGAAATCCTTCCCTAATGAAAGACAGATGTACAAATGAAAAACTTAAGCACACTGTAGTAGTACTTaagtttaaagaaatgcaaaatggttCTGCGATTCTGGAACTTGAAAGTCAAATTGGATTTTCCAGATAAAAAGCTAGCTATGTATCTGTCCTCCATGATACATGTAGAACTAGCCACTATGACCCtactgccatttaaaaataaacctaccTGTGAAGGACAGTTTTTCAAACATAGTCCAGTTAACTGACTTTTCTACAGTTTAAGAATTGCACTGTTGTAGCTAAGAGGGTGTGAAGTTTTTCTTTGGATAAAAATCTAGATCTGAATTAATTTAATGAACTTTTCTGTGTACCAAACATGAACATGCTCCTCCACTGGCAAGTTTTTTTTCAAGATCATGTTCATTTGAAACTACCAATCTAAATTCAGCTAAAATTGGTagtgatttgttttaaattaaaaaaaaaaccaaaccaaaccaaaacaaaaaaaacaaaaaaacaaaacaaaagcatctgGATGATGGAGGCTTACTAAAGTTCTGTATAACCAATGTTTTCTCTAACCAAAATACATACCTGTCAATATTTAGACTCTTCTCCCTCTGGGGGTGTTAAGTTCAAATGTATATTGGGCAGACAAAGGCTAGCCAGCTTTTATGTATTACACAACATATGTTGACCTCCTGGATATTACTTTCCATTcctctgttttgtcttttcagtGCTTGTTcccattattctttcttttcttcccaatgATTCACTTCCTTAAAAGGACTATTCCTCTTACTTACTCCTTGCCCAGGGCTGCATGGCTTTCTATCTAACCAACTCTTCATTGTTTCTTCCACTTAACACCTACTCAATACTTTAGAGGTGTTTCCCAAGAGTATTAAAAGGTGTGAGTATAAGAAACAATAGAGCCAAACTCCCAAGTAGCTTGGACAAACTGATAGCCATGACTACGCAAAAAAGAAGcgtttgtttcctttttggtttCCATTTTTAGTAGAAAATTCCCCAGTGTGAAATGAATGCTTAGGGAATAAAAACAAGAGCCAGAATCCTTTTGagtttccccttctcttttaaaaagtgcaataTGAAAATGTGGTATCAGAACACTaaggcagaaaaaatacagttcctatttaattttattcttttggtAAAAAAATCTGAGTTAAATTATTGGGGTCTTATTTTAAGAACATCTCAATTAGTCTTACTCTAAAACTGAAGATAGGAGCTGAATTATTTCTCCTTTATTCCAGGAGAATAGCTGGGCACTTGTGCACCCTTGCTTAACTCATCAGTATTTCATACCACTGGCTATTGAATGTGAcctcatattttaaaacaagtagtCCATAACTGAAAGTAGTATGAtgtataaagaaaaggaaagaaagtgtcTCTCTTGCTGTTAGAAAAAATTTTATGGGCCAATCTTTTCTACCGGACAGCACTTGCttccccccctgctgcccccaacTCCTGGCATCACAATAGCCACATTCCTGCCTAAATGCTGCtggagatactttttttttcaagaacaatCAAACCTGTCTTCTTTGCTGTGTAACAGAGTAAGTTGGTAGTGTGTTAAAGAACACCGCTACTATACTTTAAATACTACTGAATGGCAGAATACATCTTGATATAAAATCTAGCACCCCTCAAGAGTCACTTTCTTTCCTCTATCACACTCAACATGTGCCAGAGACTTTAGACTTACTTTAAGACTAAATGCAAGTTAGCAGATAGCCGTGGATCTGTAAACTGCGTTGTCCTGTTGTTATGGTCAACAAAATAAACTCTGCCTGTTGCTGTATTTCGGATCTCCCATCCAGGAGGCAGTGGACCAAGCTCTTCACAATTGATGTTGCTAAGATCCctgtgaaaacaaatataaaatgaaaaatacctcAGCATTTGGCCTCTGAGCCAAACAAGCGTAAATGTAACAGAACAATTCCATGAAGTCTGAGAAAATGTATTGTTTCAGAAACTTGATTTGTTCAGCTGGAATCTCTACTCCCAAGGTGCAAGCCCaccaaagaaaaacacacaccCCAGAACACATGccgtggggaaaaaaattcttatcaaATAACCTTCATTTTTACAAACTAACTTCAGATGTTAAATTAATacatgcttaaaacaaaaataaagaccaTTGCCATATTTGCCAAAATGGAATTGCAGTTCTACACCAATTctgacagaaaacatttttaaaacattagtcATGTAAGGAACTCTGAATCACACTTCAAAAACTCCtacaaaacaaaactatatttCTGAAGAGTTATACTTTCCACGAAGAATTACGCATGGGATATGTGGGTATGCCACAGGCGGTTTTGCCCCGAACGCCCAAGTGCTAGCAGGAAGCAAACGGCTCTCTaacaaagtatttcaaataaagtATTATATGAACAATGActcagctctgcacagagcaATGCAGAGATAACTTAATGGGTCTCAAGAAAATTCTGCTGAAATTACGAAGATGTAGATTCCTTCTGGAGGTTCACCGAAAGCAAATACCAGTCTTCAAAAATGTACACTTACTGATTTTTCATGTATATAACTCACACCTCAGATACCTCACACTGTCAAGTGCAGCTCTTTTTAAAGGCGTAAGTCTTCAGATCTCCCAGTATGATGTgagctggggagaggaaagagcCGAGAGGCACAATGGCTAAAAAGATGCCGTCTGCCGGGACTCAAAAGGCTGAGAAGCCACTAATGGAAATACAAGGCTCTGGAACTGAACTTCTGCTGATATTACCCATATACACACTGCTGCTGAACTGTAGGGCTTATTTTTGTTAACTAAATGACTGTGGCATAGTAGCGTAAAAATACAATATTCCTTTGAAATGACCTAAACTCTATCCTCATGCAAACAGCCAAATTTTGTTCTGAGACACACTCGTGCAGTTTCTGTTGCCACACCTAAGAGCAGTGCTAACTTAGATTTTGTACAAAACTATTACAGTGCAAACTTAAGGATTAGatcttaatataattttttttagagtAGTTTCTAGTTTTGTATAACACACAAGTCATGGGAGCAAAGACTTCCTAATGCACAACTGCCACCTGTATCCCATTCAAGTATCAGATAATGCATCAAAGCAAAGTATATTCTTGTAACACCAGAgcagtaataaaaac contains these protein-coding regions:
- the SMURF2 gene encoding E3 ubiquitin-protein ligase SMURF2 isoform X4, translating into MSPYSLQNEAVHKFWSSHRQRGVSLQSRDRIGTGGQVVDCSRLFDNDLPDGWEERRTASGRIQYLNHITRTTQWERPTRPASEYSSPGRPLSCFVDENTPITGTNGATCGQSSDPRLAERRVRSQRHRNYMSRTHLHTPPDLPEGYEQRTTQQGQVYFLHTQTGVSTWHDPRVPRDLSNINCEELGPLPPGWEIRNTATGRVYFVDHNNRTTQFTDPRLSANLHLVLNRQNQLKDQQHQQQQQVVSLCQLPDEAECLTVPRYKRDLVQKLKILRQELSQQQPQAGHCRIEVSREEIFEESYRQVMKMRPKDLWKRLMIKFRGEEGLDYGGVAREWLYLLSHEMLNPYYGLFQYSRDDIYTLQINPDSAVNPEHLSYFHFVGRIMGMAVFHGHYIDGGFTLPFYKQLLGKPITLDDMELVDPDLHNSLVWILENDITGVLDHTFCVEHNAYGEIIQHELKPNGKSIPVTEENKKEYVRLYVNWRFLRGIEAQFLALQKGFNEVIPQHLLKTFDEKELELIICGLGKIDVNDWKANTRLKHCTPDSNIVKWFWKAVEFFDEERRARLLQFVTGSSRVPLQGFKALQGAAGPRLFTIHQIDASTNNLPKAHTCFNRIDIPPYESYDKLYEKLLTAIEETCGFAVE